A window from Citrus sinensis cultivar Valencia sweet orange chromosome 5, DVS_A1.0, whole genome shotgun sequence encodes these proteins:
- the LOC102608751 gene encoding uncharacterized protein LOC102608751 translates to MFKNTFQSGFLSILYSLGSKPLQIWDKEVVDGHVKRPHDEDIQSNVLEIVGPNVQSTYITCPIDPAATLGIKLPFLVMIVKNLKKYFTFEIQVLDDKNVRRRFRASNFQAVTRVKPYICTMPLRLDDGWNQIQLNLADFTRRAYGTNYVETLRVQVHANCRLRRIYFSDRLYSEEELPPEFKLYLPMQKT, encoded by the exons ATGTTCAAGAACACATTTCAATCAGGATTCTTGTCAATCTTATACAGCCTTGG GAGCAAACCTCTGCAAATATGGGATAAAGAAG TTGTCGATGGTCATGTGAAACGACCTCACGATGAAGACATACAGTCCAATGTACTCGAAATAGTTGGGCCAAATGTACAATCTACATACATTACATGCCCCATAGACCCAGCAGCAACTCTTGGTATAAAACTCCCATTTTTGGTTATGATTGTCAAGAACCTGAAGAAATATTTCACATTTGAGATTCAAGTACTGGATGATAAAAATGTCCGTCGGCGTTTTCGAGCTTCTAACTTCCAA GCTGTTACACGGGTGAAGCCATATATCTGCACCATGCCACTGAGGTTGGATGATGGCTGGAATCAGATCCAGTTGAACCTGGCTGATTTTACCAGGAGAGCATATGGAACCAACTACGTTGAAACTTTACGAGTTCAGGTTCATGCAAACTGTCGCCTCAGAAGGATATATTTCTCGGATCGCCTGTACTCGGAAGAAGAACTCCCACCGGAATTTAAGCTGTACCTTCCAATGCAG AAAACATAA